GCGGAAGGGCTGGGTGAGATGGGGCGAGCTCGACGAGATGCGTCGAGCGGGGATGGAAATCGGCTCCCACACGATGAGCCATGCGAATCTGGCTGCGATATCCCGGCATGAAGTGACGAGGGAACTCCGGGAATCAAAGGGGCTCCTTGAAGACAGGCTGGGGGCGCGTGTGAGATTCCTCTCACTGCCGGGCGGCTACCATAGCCCCACGCTCGCGGCAGCCGCGATTGAGGAGGGCTACGAGGCGATATGCGGCTCCGTGTTCGGCTACAGCCGTTATGGAGCGGATCGTTACGCGCTCAAACGGTTCTGCCTCAAACAGGGTGACGGGGAAGCGATCGTCCACCGCGTCATGAGAGGGGCATTTACGCCACTCGCAACGCGCTACTTAAGAGAGCGGGGAAAAGATGCGTGCAGGCGGTTGATGGGGGAAAAATTTTATGCGGTGGTGCGGGGCGCGCTCACGCCGCGCGGTACGCCTGCGGGCCTCCCCCGCTTCCCCGTGTGAGGTTGCATGCTCGTTGTTCCTTCGCTTTAAACTTTAGACTTTCAACCTTGAACCGTAGTTACACGCCCCTCGCGCTGAGCACCACGCCCAATGTCTTGAGCATTATCCACAGGTCAAGGATGAGGGACATGTTCTCGATGTAGTAGAGATCGCAGACGAGCTTCTCCGCGTGCGACTCAAGGCTCCCCGCGTAGTTCAGGGTTACCTGCGACCATCCGGTGATCCCCGGCTTGACCTCCAGCCGCTCCGCATAAAACGGGATGCCGCGGATGAGCGAGCGGACGAAGTGGGGGCGCTCCGGCCGGGGACCGACGATGCTCATGTCTCCCTTGAGCACGTTGAAGAACTGAGGCAGCTCATCGAGGTGGGTCCTGCGCAGGAACCGCCCGAACCGTATTACCCTCGTGTCACCCGGGCGTGACCATACCGGCCCGGTATCTTTTTCAGAATCCGCGCTCATCGTCCTGAACTTGAGCATGGTAAATGGGCGGCAGTGCAGCCCCGCTCGCTCCTGTCTGTGAATGACCGGGCCGGGAGAGGTGAGTTTGATGATCAGGGCGATGGGCGCCATGAGCACGGGCCCGGCGAACACGATTCCCACGAGCGAGAGCGCGATATCCATCACCCGTTTGATCCCTTTATACGGACCGCGCCCGTAGCGGACGGTGGTCAATTCAATCAGCGGGACATTTTTCTCTGCGGCGGTGGCGGCTACCCGGCCCACGACGGCTTCATAGAGATTAGGGACCGTCTTGAAGATGATGTCCGTGTTGATGAAAAGGGAGAATATCAGGGCGACCTGGTCCCGGGGGAGATCGGGAGATGAGATCACCGCCTCGTCCACCGGGATTCTCTTAATGATCGAGGGGATATCGTTCACGGAGCCGAGGATCATGCGCCGGTCGACGCGCGGCTCTTCTGCCCCCGTTGAAACATACCCCACCAGCGTGCATTTGACGCCCGTGCGGCGGGTGAGATGGAGCATCAGGCGGAAGGCGTTCTGATCGGTGCCGATAATGAGCAGGTGGGAGACGAAGTAGTCGTGGCCCAGGATGGCGTTGATGAGGCGGCGGACCAGGACTCTCCACGTCGTGATCAGGGCTGCCGTGATGCCCCACGAGATCAGGATTACCGACCGCGGATAGGCGAGGGCGCGCGAGTAGAAGGCCGCCGCGATAATGATGAGCGTGCTCACGGTCATGGCCTTGACGATGTTTGAGAGGCTCTCGATGTTGGTCTTGTATTTTGGCTTCTCGTAGAGGCCGAACACGTAGAGGCAGATCAGGCGCAGGAGGACGATGAACACCGCGATCCGCTTGTAGGCGTCAAAATTTGCCTGGCGCACGTCGATGCCGAAACGGAGGGAGAAGGAGAGCAGGTCGGCGAGGACAATGAGCACGATGTCAATGATCACCCCGGCGCCCACGATCAATCGAATCGATGGTTTTGCTTTCATAGTGACCGATGCGGTGCTGAGCGGCCTCCCGCTAATGTAAAAATCTTTGGAGCGGGCTACGATTTATTCCCGTCGGGCTCGCGGGCGAACTTTACCAGAAAGCTCTTCTGAACCTTCGCGTCCTGGGAGGTCTCCACGATGTCTGCGAGGCACATCCTATTGTAGAGTTTCTTCACCTTCGCTCTTCCTATCTGCACGCCATCGTGCTCGATCGTGCCCTCATCCCCTGCTTCGATCCCGTCGGCGCTCCCC
This genomic interval from Candidatus Auribacterota bacterium contains the following:
- a CDS encoding polysaccharide deacetylase family protein, whose product is MPFIKKRRVPIFLYHGVSECETDAIRDPIYALPISAIKAQVNWLRSHGCAAVPLDAILARAGTEGSAFVITIDDCLASAYTHLFPLLLSAGCRAVVFPVAGLVGRKGWVRWGELDEMRRAGMEIGSHTMSHANLAAISRHEVTRELRESKGLLEDRLGARVRFLSLPGGYHSPTLAAAAIEEGYEAICGSVFGYSRYGADRYALKRFCLKQGDGEAIVHRVMRGAFTPLATRYLRERGKDACRRLMGEKFYAVVRGALTPRGTPAGLPRFPV
- a CDS encoding sugar transferase; the protein is MKAKPSIRLIVGAGVIIDIVLIVLADLLSFSLRFGIDVRQANFDAYKRIAVFIVLLRLICLYVFGLYEKPKYKTNIESLSNIVKAMTVSTLIIIAAAFYSRALAYPRSVILISWGITAALITTWRVLVRRLINAILGHDYFVSHLLIIGTDQNAFRLMLHLTRRTGVKCTLVGYVSTGAEEPRVDRRMILGSVNDIPSIIKRIPVDEAVISSPDLPRDQVALIFSLFINTDIIFKTVPNLYEAVVGRVAATAAEKNVPLIELTTVRYGRGPYKGIKRVMDIALSLVGIVFAGPVLMAPIALIIKLTSPGPVIHRQERAGLHCRPFTMLKFRTMSADSEKDTGPVWSRPGDTRVIRFGRFLRRTHLDELPQFFNVLKGDMSIVGPRPERPHFVRSLIRGIPFYAERLEVKPGITGWSQVTLNYAGSLESHAEKLVCDLYYIENMSLILDLWIMLKTLGVVLSARGV